In a genomic window of Sardina pilchardus chromosome 20, fSarPil1.1, whole genome shotgun sequence:
- the LOC134068207 gene encoding dr1-associated corepressor produces the protein MRKQLPTPRGKFKMPGKRRRYNVRFPPGRIKKIMQKDTEVGRMAMAVPVVISKVLEMFLRSLLTKANLITQSRHSRTLSVNHVKQCIDSERTFDFLRALADQAYATSSTKESQEKGSWSQHRRRWQDIPVKAKPSKMEEAPKSKMAIREPLYDDNSSSESELYICLDT, from the exons ATGCGTAAACAATTACCAACTCCAAGGGGAAAATTCAAAATGCCTGGAAAAAGAAGACGATACAATGTTCGATTTCCACCT GGTCGCATTAAGAAGATTATGCAGAAGGACACCGAGGTGGGAAGAATGGCCATGGCCGTGCCAGTAGTCATTT CTAAAGTCTTGGAGATGTTTCTGAGGTCGCTTCTCACCAAGGCCAACCTCATCACACAATCTAGGCATAGCCGAACTCTGTCAGTTAACCACGT GAAGCAGTGCATAGACTCAGAGAGGACATTTGATTTCCTAAGGGCCTTAGCAGATCAGGCCTATGCCACCTCCTCAACCAAAGAGAGTCAAGAGAAGGGGAGTTGGTCACAGCACAG GCGGAGGTGGCAGGATATTCCTGTGAAAGCAAAGCCATCTAAAATGGAAGAGGCTCCTAAGTCGAAGATGGCCATCCGAGAGCCTCTCTATGATGACAACTCCTCCAGT GAGTCAGAGCTGTATATCTGTTTGGATACATAG